The following proteins are co-located in the Paraburkholderia phytofirmans PsJN genome:
- the glnK gene encoding P-II family nitrogen regulator: MKRITAVIKPFKLDEVREALAEVGLTGLTVTEVKGFGRQKGHTELYRGAEYVVDFLPKVKIEVVVADNQCDQVIDAIIGAARTGKIGDGKIFVADVERVIRIRTGEENEAAV, translated from the coding sequence ATGAAGCGCATCACTGCAGTCATCAAACCGTTCAAACTCGACGAAGTGCGCGAGGCGCTCGCTGAAGTCGGCCTCACCGGGCTGACCGTGACCGAGGTCAAAGGCTTTGGCCGGCAAAAAGGCCATACCGAGCTCTATCGTGGTGCAGAGTATGTGGTCGACTTTCTGCCGAAAGTGAAGATCGAGGTAGTGGTGGCGGACAACCAGTGCGACCAGGTGATCGATGCGATCATCGGCGCGGCGCGTACGGGCAAGATCGGCGACGGCAAGATTTTCGTCGCGGACGTCGAGCGCGTGATCCGCATTCGCACCGGCGAAGAAAACGAAGCAGCGGTTTGA
- a CDS encoding GNAT family N-acetyltransferase → MNQERFDYRTGILASPSEVDAAEWNALLAQQSQPTPFLRHEFLSALHATRCAVADTGWAPQFVTLSDPRTDKLVAAAPVYLKGHSYGEYVFDWAWADAYKRNGLPYYPKLLCAVPFTPVQGNRLLSADTHALRHLAATLMAFAEQADVSSLHVLFPTETEAPALTDMGMMQREGVQFHWLNDGYRDFDDFLSTLEQKKRKNIRAERRKVHEAGVTMRRIRGEDIQDADWRFFSKCYRQTYREHFSSPYLNLDFFRMIGASMPENLLLVIAEYEGKPIASSLVVYQRDAKTGGTLYGRYWGALEHVPCLHFETAYYQPLEFCIEEKLGAFEGGAQGEHKMARGFLPTVTRSAHWLAHPAFADAVGHFLDNEKNSIHAYVDELREHNPFKG, encoded by the coding sequence TTGAACCAGGAACGCTTTGATTATCGCACGGGCATTCTGGCGTCGCCCTCCGAGGTAGACGCCGCCGAGTGGAATGCCCTGCTCGCGCAGCAGTCTCAGCCGACGCCGTTTCTGCGGCATGAGTTTTTGAGCGCCTTGCATGCGACCCGCTGTGCGGTTGCGGATACCGGCTGGGCGCCGCAATTCGTCACGTTGAGCGACCCGCGCACGGACAAGCTCGTGGCCGCCGCGCCCGTGTATCTGAAAGGGCACTCATACGGCGAGTACGTGTTCGACTGGGCATGGGCCGACGCCTACAAGCGCAACGGCTTGCCGTATTACCCGAAGTTGTTGTGCGCGGTGCCGTTCACGCCGGTGCAGGGCAACCGGTTGTTGTCGGCGGATACGCATGCGCTCAGGCACCTGGCCGCGACGCTGATGGCGTTCGCCGAGCAGGCCGACGTGTCGTCGCTGCACGTGCTTTTCCCCACCGAAACGGAAGCCCCAGCGCTCACCGACATGGGCATGATGCAGCGCGAAGGCGTGCAGTTTCACTGGCTCAACGACGGCTATCGCGACTTCGACGATTTCCTCTCCACGCTCGAACAGAAGAAGCGCAAGAACATTCGCGCCGAGCGTCGCAAAGTGCACGAGGCCGGCGTGACGATGCGCCGGATTCGCGGCGAGGACATTCAGGACGCGGACTGGCGTTTCTTCAGCAAGTGCTATCGGCAGACGTACCGCGAGCACTTTTCGAGTCCGTATCTGAACCTCGATTTCTTCCGCATGATCGGCGCGTCGATGCCGGAGAACCTGCTGCTCGTGATCGCCGAATACGAAGGCAAGCCGATCGCGAGTTCGCTGGTGGTGTATCAGCGCGACGCGAAAACCGGCGGCACGCTGTACGGCCGCTATTGGGGCGCACTGGAACACGTGCCGTGTTTGCACTTCGAAACGGCCTACTATCAGCCGCTCGAATTCTGCATCGAGGAAAAGCTCGGCGCGTTCGAAGGCGGCGCCCAGGGCGAGCACAAGATGGCGCGCGGGTTTCTGCCCACGGTCACGCGCTCGGCGCACTGGCTCGCGCACCCCGCGTTCGCCGATGCGGTCGGCCACTTTCTCGACAACGAAAAGAACAGCATCCACGCATATGTGGATGAACTGCGCGAACACAATCCGTTCAAAGGCTGA
- a CDS encoding NAD+ synthase, whose protein sequence is MKTRIALAQINVTVGDFAGNVAKIVAAARAAHNDGAKLLIAPELALSGYPPEDLLLRPAFYAASAAALTDLATQLKPFAGLHVIVGHPLRDVTHNAAHGHGNANAPIERGVPPVDTFNAASLIVGGEVRGTYRKQDLPNTEVFDEKRYFASDPQPFVFELDGVKYGVVICEDAWHASAAQMAKAAGAQVVLIPNGSPYHLNKEAVRFDILRARIRETGLPMVYVNMVGAQDELVFDGGSFVLDARGELVAKMAQFEEATAIVEFEDGKPLPAPIAPEQSIEAQVYAALVMGVRDYINKNGFPGALIGLSGGVDSALVLAVACDALGADRVRAVMMPSRYTADISTTDAADMARRVGVRYDEIAIAPMFDAFRSSLAEEFAGRAEDATEENIQARIRGTLLMALSNKFGSIVLTTGNKSEMAVGYCTLYGDMAGGFAVIKDIAKTLVYRLCHYRNQATTFAKQDVIPERILTRAPSAELRENQTDQDSLPEYDVLDAIMRMYMEEDRSLAEIIAAGYAVDDVKRVTRLIKINEYKRRQAPIGIRVTHRAFGRDWRYPITSRYTEPVE, encoded by the coding sequence ATGAAGACCCGAATCGCTCTTGCTCAAATCAATGTCACCGTCGGCGACTTCGCCGGCAACGTCGCGAAGATCGTCGCTGCCGCGCGTGCCGCGCACAACGATGGTGCGAAGCTTCTAATCGCGCCTGAACTCGCGCTGTCCGGCTATCCGCCCGAAGATCTGCTGCTGCGTCCCGCGTTCTATGCTGCGAGCGCGGCGGCGCTAACCGACCTCGCCACGCAACTCAAGCCGTTCGCCGGCTTGCATGTGATCGTCGGGCATCCGCTGCGCGACGTCACGCATAACGCGGCGCACGGCCATGGTAATGCAAACGCGCCGATCGAGCGCGGCGTGCCGCCGGTCGATACCTTCAACGCGGCCTCGCTGATCGTCGGCGGAGAAGTACGCGGGACGTATCGCAAGCAGGATTTGCCCAACACCGAGGTGTTCGACGAGAAGCGCTATTTCGCGTCGGACCCGCAGCCGTTCGTGTTCGAACTGGATGGCGTGAAGTACGGCGTGGTGATTTGCGAGGACGCATGGCATGCGTCGGCTGCGCAAATGGCGAAGGCGGCGGGCGCGCAAGTGGTGCTGATTCCGAACGGCTCGCCGTATCACCTGAACAAGGAAGCGGTGCGCTTCGACATTCTGCGCGCGCGGATTCGCGAGACCGGATTGCCGATGGTCTACGTGAACATGGTCGGCGCGCAGGACGAACTGGTGTTCGACGGCGGCTCGTTCGTGCTCGACGCACGGGGCGAGCTGGTCGCGAAGATGGCGCAGTTCGAGGAAGCGACCGCGATCGTCGAATTCGAAGACGGCAAGCCGTTGCCCGCGCCGATCGCGCCGGAGCAGTCGATCGAGGCGCAGGTTTACGCCGCGCTCGTGATGGGCGTGCGCGACTACATCAACAAGAACGGTTTCCCGGGCGCTTTGATCGGCCTGTCGGGCGGCGTGGATTCGGCGCTGGTGCTGGCCGTCGCGTGCGACGCGCTCGGCGCGGATCGCGTGCGCGCGGTGATGATGCCGTCGCGTTACACCGCGGATATTTCCACTACTGATGCCGCCGACATGGCGCGCCGCGTCGGCGTGCGCTACGACGAAATCGCGATCGCGCCAATGTTTGACGCGTTCCGCAGCTCGCTCGCGGAAGAATTTGCCGGCCGCGCCGAAGACGCCACCGAGGAAAACATTCAGGCGCGCATTCGCGGCACCTTGCTGATGGCGCTGTCGAACAAGTTCGGCTCGATCGTGCTGACCACCGGCAACAAGAGCGAAATGGCGGTGGGCTACTGCACGTTGTATGGCGACATGGCCGGCGGCTTCGCGGTCATCAAGGACATTGCGAAAACGCTCGTCTACCGCTTGTGCCACTACCGCAACCAGGCGACCACCTTCGCAAAACAGGACGTCATTCCCGAGCGCATTCTGACGCGCGCGCCCTCGGCGGAACTGCGCGAGAACCAGACCGATCAGGACAGCTTGCCGGAATACGACGTACTCGACGCGATCATGCGCATGTACATGGAAGAGGACCGCTCGCTCGCCGAAATCATCGCGGCGGGCTATGCGGTCGACGACGTCAAACGCGTCACGCGCCTCATCAAGATCAACGAATACAAGCGGCGTCAGGCGCCGATCGGCATTCGCGTCACGCATCGTGCGTTCGGGCGCGACTGGCGTTATCCGATCACGTCGCGCTACACCGAACCGGTGGAGTGA